Proteins from one Juglans microcarpa x Juglans regia isolate MS1-56 chromosome 1S, Jm3101_v1.0, whole genome shotgun sequence genomic window:
- the LOC121246945 gene encoding probable indole-3-acetic acid-amido synthetase GH3.1 isoform X1 produces MAVDSQLSSPLGPPACDKDSKALLFIEEMTRETSAVQERVLGEILFWNAETEYLRRFQLNGATDRDTFKSKVPVVTYEDLQPDIQRIANGDRSSIFSAHPISEFLTSSGTSAGERKLMPTIHEELDRRQLLYSLLMPVMNLYVSGLDKGKGLYFLFVKAETKTPGGLLARPVLTSYYKSEHFKTRPYDPYNVYTSPNEAILCADSFQSMYTQMLCGLLMREEVLRVGAVFASGLLRAIRFLQLHWQQLAHDISTGALNPNITDPALRDCMSKIIVKPNPELSKFITQECSGENWEGIITRIWPNTKYLDVIVTGAMAQYIPTLEYYGGGLPLSCTMYASSECYFGLNLKPMSNPSEVSYTIMPNMCYCEFLPHEPDAPAVSRDSPPPLVDLADVEVGKQYELIITTYAGLCRYRVGDILQVTDFYNSAPQFRFIRRKNVLLSIDSDKTDEAELQKAVDNASALLQEFNTSVVEYTSYADAKSIPGHYVIYWELLVTDPANPPTHEVLNLCCLAMEESLNSVYRQSRVADNSIGPLEIRVVKNGTFEELMDYAISRGASINQYKVPRCVNSSPIVELLDSRVTSVNFSPAQPQWNPERRRC; encoded by the exons ATGGCGGTTGATTCACAGCTCTCCTCCCCGCTTGGCCCTCCGGCGTGCGACAAGGATTCCAAGGCACTTCTGTTCATCGAGGAGATGACGAGGGAAACAAGCGCTGTCCAGGAGAGGGTTTTGGGGGAGATACTGTTTTGGAACGCCGAGACTGAGTACCTCAGGAGGTTCCAGCTCAATGGAGCTACGGACCGAGACACGTTCAAGTCGAAAGTCCCTGTCGTTACTTATGAGGATCTTCAGCCTGACATCCAGCGTATTGCTAATGGTGACCGATCCTCCATCTTCTCGGCTCACCCCATTTCTGAGTTCCTCACCAG CTCTGGGACTTCGGCTGGTGAGAGGAAATTAATGCCGACGATTCATGAGGAGTTGGACCGTCGCCAGCTACTATACAGTCTTCTCATGCCGGTGATGAACCt ATACGTTTCCGGTTTAGACAAAGGGAAGGGACTCTACTTCTTGTTCGTGAAGGCAGAAACAAAGACTCCCGGTGGGCTCTTGGCACGTCCGGTGCTCACCAGCTACTACAAGAGCGAACATTTCAAGACCAGGCCGTATGACCCTTACAACGTCTACACCAGCCCGAATGAGGCTATTCTCTGCGCCGACTCGTTTCAGAGCATGTACACCCAGATGCTCTGCGGCCTCCTTATGCGCGAAGAGGTTCTCCGGGTTGGTGCTGTGTTTGCCTCCGGCCTGCTGAGAGCCATCCGGTTCCTACAACTTCACTGGCAACAACTGGCCCATGACATCTCTACTGGAGCCTTAAACCCTAATATTACGGACCCTGCTCTCCGGGATTGCATGTCCAAAATAATTGTCAAACCCAATCCCGAACTCTCCAAGTTCATAACCCAAGAGTGTTCAGGAGAGAACTGGGAAGGTATAATTACAAGAATTTGGCCTAACACGAAATACCTAGACGTGATTGTAACGGGTGCAATGGCTCAGTACATACCCACTCTTGAATATTACGGCGGGGGGCTACCTCTTTCATGCACTATGTATGCCTCCTCCGAATGCTACTTTGGGCTTAACCTCAAGCCAATGTCCAATCCTTCTGAGGTTTCCTACACTATCATGCCAAACATGTGTTACTGCGAGTTCTTGCCACACGAGCCGGACGCTCCAGCTGTATCTCGTGACTCACCTCCACCGCTTGTTGACCTTGCCGACGTCGAAGTTGGGAAACAATACGAGCTCATAATCACCACCTATGCCGGGCTTTGTCGCTACCGAGTGGGCGACATCCTCCAAGTCACCGATTTCTACAACTCGGCTCCCCAATTTCGCTTCATAAGAAGAAAGAACGTGCTGTTGAGCATCGACTCGGACAAGACGGACGAAGCTGAGTTGCAAAAGGCTGTCGATAATGCATCAGCGCTCCTACAGGAATTCAACACAAGTGTGGTCGAGTACACGAGCTATGCAGACGCAAAATCAATACCAGGACACTATGTAATTTACTGGGAGTTGCTGGTGACGGACCCGGCTAACCCTCCGACTCATGAGGTCTTGAACCTATGCTGCTTAGCCATGGAGGAGTCTCTGAACTCGGTGTACAGACAAAGCCGAGTTGCAGACAACTCGATCGGTCCCCTTGAGATAAGGGTGGTCAAGAACGGCACCTTTGAAGAGCTCATGGATTATGCAATCTCCCGGGGAGCATCTATCAACCAGTACAAAGTTCCAAGGTGCGTTAACTCCTCTCCGATCGTGGAACTCCTCGACTCCAGAGTGACCTCGGTGAATTTCAGCCCTGCACAGCCGCAATGGAACCCCGAACGACGTCGATGTTGA
- the LOC121246945 gene encoding probable indole-3-acetic acid-amido synthetase GH3.1 isoform X2 produces the protein MTRETSAVQERVLGEILFWNAETEYLRRFQLNGATDRDTFKSKVPVVTYEDLQPDIQRIANGDRSSIFSAHPISEFLTSSGTSAGERKLMPTIHEELDRRQLLYSLLMPVMNLYVSGLDKGKGLYFLFVKAETKTPGGLLARPVLTSYYKSEHFKTRPYDPYNVYTSPNEAILCADSFQSMYTQMLCGLLMREEVLRVGAVFASGLLRAIRFLQLHWQQLAHDISTGALNPNITDPALRDCMSKIIVKPNPELSKFITQECSGENWEGIITRIWPNTKYLDVIVTGAMAQYIPTLEYYGGGLPLSCTMYASSECYFGLNLKPMSNPSEVSYTIMPNMCYCEFLPHEPDAPAVSRDSPPPLVDLADVEVGKQYELIITTYAGLCRYRVGDILQVTDFYNSAPQFRFIRRKNVLLSIDSDKTDEAELQKAVDNASALLQEFNTSVVEYTSYADAKSIPGHYVIYWELLVTDPANPPTHEVLNLCCLAMEESLNSVYRQSRVADNSIGPLEIRVVKNGTFEELMDYAISRGASINQYKVPRCVNSSPIVELLDSRVTSVNFSPAQPQWNPERRRC, from the exons ATGACGAGGGAAACAAGCGCTGTCCAGGAGAGGGTTTTGGGGGAGATACTGTTTTGGAACGCCGAGACTGAGTACCTCAGGAGGTTCCAGCTCAATGGAGCTACGGACCGAGACACGTTCAAGTCGAAAGTCCCTGTCGTTACTTATGAGGATCTTCAGCCTGACATCCAGCGTATTGCTAATGGTGACCGATCCTCCATCTTCTCGGCTCACCCCATTTCTGAGTTCCTCACCAG CTCTGGGACTTCGGCTGGTGAGAGGAAATTAATGCCGACGATTCATGAGGAGTTGGACCGTCGCCAGCTACTATACAGTCTTCTCATGCCGGTGATGAACCt ATACGTTTCCGGTTTAGACAAAGGGAAGGGACTCTACTTCTTGTTCGTGAAGGCAGAAACAAAGACTCCCGGTGGGCTCTTGGCACGTCCGGTGCTCACCAGCTACTACAAGAGCGAACATTTCAAGACCAGGCCGTATGACCCTTACAACGTCTACACCAGCCCGAATGAGGCTATTCTCTGCGCCGACTCGTTTCAGAGCATGTACACCCAGATGCTCTGCGGCCTCCTTATGCGCGAAGAGGTTCTCCGGGTTGGTGCTGTGTTTGCCTCCGGCCTGCTGAGAGCCATCCGGTTCCTACAACTTCACTGGCAACAACTGGCCCATGACATCTCTACTGGAGCCTTAAACCCTAATATTACGGACCCTGCTCTCCGGGATTGCATGTCCAAAATAATTGTCAAACCCAATCCCGAACTCTCCAAGTTCATAACCCAAGAGTGTTCAGGAGAGAACTGGGAAGGTATAATTACAAGAATTTGGCCTAACACGAAATACCTAGACGTGATTGTAACGGGTGCAATGGCTCAGTACATACCCACTCTTGAATATTACGGCGGGGGGCTACCTCTTTCATGCACTATGTATGCCTCCTCCGAATGCTACTTTGGGCTTAACCTCAAGCCAATGTCCAATCCTTCTGAGGTTTCCTACACTATCATGCCAAACATGTGTTACTGCGAGTTCTTGCCACACGAGCCGGACGCTCCAGCTGTATCTCGTGACTCACCTCCACCGCTTGTTGACCTTGCCGACGTCGAAGTTGGGAAACAATACGAGCTCATAATCACCACCTATGCCGGGCTTTGTCGCTACCGAGTGGGCGACATCCTCCAAGTCACCGATTTCTACAACTCGGCTCCCCAATTTCGCTTCATAAGAAGAAAGAACGTGCTGTTGAGCATCGACTCGGACAAGACGGACGAAGCTGAGTTGCAAAAGGCTGTCGATAATGCATCAGCGCTCCTACAGGAATTCAACACAAGTGTGGTCGAGTACACGAGCTATGCAGACGCAAAATCAATACCAGGACACTATGTAATTTACTGGGAGTTGCTGGTGACGGACCCGGCTAACCCTCCGACTCATGAGGTCTTGAACCTATGCTGCTTAGCCATGGAGGAGTCTCTGAACTCGGTGTACAGACAAAGCCGAGTTGCAGACAACTCGATCGGTCCCCTTGAGATAAGGGTGGTCAAGAACGGCACCTTTGAAGAGCTCATGGATTATGCAATCTCCCGGGGAGCATCTATCAACCAGTACAAAGTTCCAAGGTGCGTTAACTCCTCTCCGATCGTGGAACTCCTCGACTCCAGAGTGACCTCGGTGAATTTCAGCCCTGCACAGCCGCAATGGAACCCCGAACGACGTCGATGTTGA